In a genomic window of Flavobacterium sp. KACC 22761:
- a CDS encoding sodium:solute symporter has product MTPSTILLLIIIYFGTLFYISHRVSKKDSGNQAFFTANKNSKWYLVAFGMIGTALSGVTFISVPGEVGAASGEQFKYFQFVLGNALGFIVITKLLLPLYYRMNLTSIYSYIEHRMGIFSYKTAASIFLISRTISSAFRLYLVVIVLQRFVFDFYHVPFAFTVLISLLLIFSYTYRGGLKTIIITDTLQTFFLVTSVFLTIYFICDRMDLSAISAFEEVKNSNYSKIFFFDDFMGSKFHFIKQIIGGMFVTIAMTGLDQDLMQKNLSCKNIGEAQKNMFTFTGIFVVINIFFLSVGALLYIYANKNGISIPTDLVTGKPRTDLLFPEIALNHLALIPAIVFLLGIIAATFATTDSALTALTTSFCVDFLGMDKAENSHKKNTVKIRHLVHISFSVLVFFIILVFNAINDSSVVGMIFKVASYTYGPLLGLYAFGLFQKSRNVHDKLVPIICLLSPFFTYLINENSKLLFAGYVFDNELIVLNGLITYLGLYITSSKTSDKISF; this is encoded by the coding sequence ATGACACCAAGCACCATCCTTCTCTTAATTATCATTTATTTCGGAACATTATTCTATATCTCGCACAGAGTAAGCAAGAAAGATAGCGGCAATCAAGCTTTTTTTACTGCCAATAAAAATTCAAAATGGTATTTAGTTGCTTTCGGGATGATTGGAACGGCTCTTTCTGGAGTTACTTTCATATCGGTTCCGGGCGAGGTTGGTGCAGCAAGTGGTGAACAATTCAAATATTTTCAGTTTGTTTTAGGAAACGCACTCGGTTTTATTGTAATTACAAAATTATTGCTGCCTCTGTATTACAGAATGAATCTGACTTCGATTTACAGTTATATCGAGCACAGAATGGGTATTTTCAGTTATAAAACAGCGGCTTCTATTTTCCTGATCAGCAGAACAATCAGCTCGGCATTCAGACTTTATTTGGTTGTTATTGTTTTACAGCGTTTTGTCTTTGATTTCTATCATGTTCCGTTTGCTTTTACCGTTTTGATTTCTTTATTGCTTATTTTCTCGTACACGTACAGAGGCGGACTAAAAACGATTATTATTACGGATACTCTGCAGACATTCTTCTTGGTTACTTCGGTTTTCTTAACCATTTATTTCATTTGCGACCGAATGGATTTAAGTGCCATCAGCGCTTTTGAAGAAGTGAAAAACAGCAATTATTCTAAGATATTTTTCTTCGATGATTTTATGGGAAGCAAATTCCATTTCATAAAACAAATTATAGGCGGAATGTTTGTAACGATTGCCATGACAGGCTTGGATCAGGATTTAATGCAAAAAAACCTGAGCTGCAAAAACATTGGCGAAGCGCAAAAAAACATGTTCACTTTTACAGGAATATTTGTAGTAATCAATATTTTCTTTTTGAGCGTTGGAGCGCTTTTGTACATCTACGCAAACAAAAACGGCATTTCAATTCCAACTGATTTGGTTACAGGAAAACCAAGAACCGATTTACTATTTCCAGAAATTGCCTTAAATCATTTAGCGCTAATTCCTGCAATTGTCTTTTTATTAGGAATCATTGCTGCCACTTTTGCTACTACAGATTCGGCATTAACAGCTTTAACAACTTCTTTCTGTGTTGACTTTTTAGGAATGGACAAAGCAGAAAACAGTCACAAAAAAAACACGGTAAAAATTAGACATTTAGTACACATCAGTTTCTCAGTTTTAGTGTTTTTTATCATCTTGGTTTTTAATGCAATAAACGACAGTTCTGTTGTGGGAATGATCTTTAAAGTCGCTTCGTACACTTATGGGCCGTTGCTAGGATTATATGCTTTTGGCTTGTTCCAAAAATCTAGAAATGTCCATGACAAACTCGTACCGATAATCTGTTTGTTATCACCATTTTTCACTTATCTAATAAATGAAAACTCGAAATTGCTTTTTGCAGGATATGTTTTTGATAACGAATTAATCGTACTAAACGGATTAATAACGTATTTAGGTTTATACATTACAAGCTCCAAAACGAGTGACAAAATAAGCTTCTAA
- a CDS encoding RagB/SusD family nutrient uptake outer membrane protein → MRKLIINSRIKLSVALLTFASLAVSCSDFLDTPPEDVFTDDNFWTSENNVKTYSWLNYNTFNGYGNNAGTTADFYFHATSTGLIDDNLAMNVFTNFPTAANATNANWNEYYTLIRRCNLMLERVPNVPMDQVKKNHYIGVAKFFRANTYFRLAQQFGDVPYTDKYLAQSDPNVYKPASSRAEVMDNVIKDLEEAIPMLLNVDDSNITVNKYTAYALLSKVCLTEGTYRKYNLGQNGNAYLQKAKDASLAVMNNNSYKLNADWKALYNSLELLGNSEVILTKRYIKGVLGNGIQAYTNTSTVQNGLTKFAAESYVTTNGLPIKQAGNAQYLGDATIANTFANRDPRFAKAFSNVDYAYSDKPFNGLTSITGYVIQLYNNPAATGTEVTTIGQNQIDAPIFTLSEVYLNYAEACAELGTITNNDLNLSINKVRTRAGIAILTTDGTNAFANGVQIDDPQRTSALEQISGIVSPIIYEIRRERRIEFMSWTSMRKEDLIRWKKGDYLDTNANPDVILGARIVSLIGGNTKTKVNAQGYVIPYAAGVTRLFVSPKNYLSAIPTNDINLYLAEGVTLKQNPGW, encoded by the coding sequence ATGAGAAAACTAATAATAAACTCTAGGATAAAACTATCAGTGGCCTTGCTAACTTTTGCGAGTCTAGCTGTTAGCTGTTCAGATTTTTTGGATACACCTCCAGAAGATGTGTTTACAGACGACAATTTTTGGACTTCAGAAAATAACGTAAAAACATATTCTTGGCTAAACTATAATACCTTCAATGGGTACGGAAATAATGCTGGTACTACGGCCGACTTTTACTTCCACGCTACGTCTACCGGATTAATAGATGACAACTTGGCAATGAACGTTTTTACGAACTTTCCAACTGCTGCAAATGCAACTAACGCAAACTGGAACGAATATTACACTTTGATTCGCCGTTGTAACTTGATGCTAGAAAGAGTACCAAATGTACCTATGGATCAGGTGAAGAAAAATCACTATATAGGTGTTGCAAAGTTTTTTAGAGCTAATACCTATTTCCGTTTAGCACAGCAATTTGGCGATGTACCGTATACAGATAAATATTTAGCTCAAAGCGATCCTAATGTATACAAACCAGCTTCTTCAAGAGCAGAAGTTATGGACAATGTTATTAAAGATTTGGAAGAAGCAATTCCAATGTTATTAAACGTTGATGACAGTAATATTACAGTAAACAAATACACTGCTTATGCATTATTAAGCAAAGTATGTTTAACTGAAGGTACTTACAGAAAATACAATCTAGGTCAAAATGGAAATGCTTATCTTCAAAAAGCAAAAGATGCTTCTTTAGCTGTAATGAACAACAATTCTTATAAATTAAATGCAGATTGGAAAGCACTTTACAATTCTCTTGAGCTATTAGGAAACAGTGAAGTAATTTTGACAAAAAGATACATTAAAGGTGTTTTAGGAAATGGAATTCAAGCGTACACCAATACCTCTACTGTTCAAAACGGATTGACAAAATTCGCTGCAGAAAGTTATGTAACTACAAATGGATTGCCTATCAAACAAGCAGGAAATGCTCAATATTTAGGTGATGCTACTATTGCCAATACATTTGCCAACAGAGATCCAAGATTTGCTAAAGCTTTCAGCAATGTAGATTATGCTTATTCTGACAAACCTTTCAATGGTTTGACCTCTATAACAGGTTATGTAATTCAACTATACAATAACCCAGCTGCAACAGGTACAGAGGTTACAACAATTGGACAAAATCAAATTGATGCACCTATCTTTACACTAAGCGAGGTTTATTTGAATTATGCTGAAGCTTGTGCTGAATTAGGCACAATTACTAACAACGATCTTAATTTATCAATCAACAAAGTTCGTACACGTGCAGGAATAGCTATTTTGACTACAGATGGCACAAATGCTTTTGCTAATGGTGTACAAATCGATGATCCGCAAAGAACATCTGCGTTAGAGCAAATAAGCGGAATTGTTAGTCCAATTATATATGAGATTCGTCGTGAGCGCAGAATTGAGTTCATGAGCTGGACTTCTATGAGAAAAGAAGATCTTATTCGTTGGAAAAAAGGAGATTATTTAGACACTAATGCTAATCCAGATGTTATTTTAGGAGCTAGAATAGTTTCTTTGATAGGCGGAAATACTAAAACAAAAGTAAATGCACAAGGATATGTAATTCCTTACGCAGCAGGTGTAACAAGATTGTTTGTATCACCTAAAAATTACCTAAGTGCAATTCCAACAAATGACATCAATTTGTACTTGGCTGAAGGTGTAACATTAAAACAAAACCCAGGCTGGTAA
- the murQ gene encoding N-acetylmuramic acid 6-phosphate etherase: MKNKNPETEQESLYKDLDQMSVKELLTNINTEDKKVPNIIEEQIPKIEKLVKAIVKKMQLGGRLFYIGAGTSGRIGILDASECPPTFGVPHDMIIGIIAGGDTAIRKAVENAEDDTEQAWKDLEKFEISSLDFIIGIAASGNTPYVLGALKKAKEHNVKTGSISCISNGLIAQEADYPIELIVGPEFLTGSTRMKSGTAQKLTLNMISTSVMIKLGKVKGNKMVDMQLSNEKLVKRGIKMIMEELDIEYDLAEELLHKHKSVRAVLQAQK; the protein is encoded by the coding sequence ATGAAAAATAAAAATCCTGAAACTGAACAAGAATCTTTGTACAAAGATTTGGATCAAATGAGCGTGAAAGAACTTCTTACAAACATTAATACAGAAGACAAAAAAGTACCGAATATTATTGAAGAACAAATTCCTAAAATTGAAAAACTCGTTAAAGCAATTGTCAAGAAAATGCAATTGGGTGGCCGATTATTTTATATTGGAGCAGGAACTTCAGGAAGAATCGGAATTTTAGATGCATCAGAATGTCCGCCGACTTTTGGCGTGCCACATGATATGATCATCGGAATTATTGCTGGTGGCGACACTGCTATTAGAAAAGCAGTTGAAAATGCTGAAGATGACACCGAGCAAGCTTGGAAAGATTTAGAAAAATTTGAAATCTCAAGTCTTGATTTCATTATCGGAATTGCGGCTTCTGGAAACACGCCTTATGTTTTAGGAGCTCTGAAAAAAGCCAAAGAACACAACGTAAAAACAGGAAGTATTTCTTGTATCAGCAATGGACTTATTGCTCAAGAAGCAGATTATCCTATTGAATTAATTGTAGGCCCAGAATTTTTAACTGGAAGTACAAGAATGAAATCGGGAACGGCTCAAAAACTGACCCTAAACATGATCTCTACTTCAGTAATGATTAAATTAGGAAAAGTGAAAGGCAACAAAATGGTTGATATGCAGCTTTCAAATGAAAAACTGGTAAAACGAGGTATCAAAATGATCATGGAAGAGCTGGATATCGAATATGATTTAGCCGAAGAATTATTGCATAAACACAAAAGCGTACGAGCAGTTTTACAGGCACAAAAATAA
- a CDS encoding DUF1343 domain-containing protein: MIKFIAKSAFVAAFLFCIPSHSSTIQNQNSLEINASVIKTGADNYEKYLPILKDKKVGIVTNQTGILSDKTHVVDFLLEKKIAIQTIFAPEHGFRGTADAGEHVVDGKDPKTGLPIISLYGDNKKPKPAQLAGIDVMIFDLQDVGARFYTYISSLHYVMEACAENNVPLIVFDRPNPNGSIVDGPLLEKEFTSFVGMHPIPLLHGLTIGEYAQMVNGEKWLKDGAQCKLTVIPCLDYKRTMPYSLLVKPSPNLPNDQSINLYASLCLFEGTNVSVGRGTETQFQIYGSPYLAKTNFRFTPKPNFGAKDPLYNGKECFGEDLTKYPKLKQLELKWLIKAYQNTSDKTKFFNAFFTKLAGTKKLQQQIESGVSEVAIRKTWQKDLEAFKKMRTKYLIYK; the protein is encoded by the coding sequence ATGATAAAATTTATAGCAAAAAGCGCTTTTGTTGCGGCATTTCTATTTTGTATTCCGTCTCATTCTTCAACAATTCAAAATCAGAATTCATTGGAAATCAATGCTTCTGTAATTAAAACTGGTGCAGATAATTACGAAAAATATCTTCCGATTTTAAAAGATAAAAAAGTTGGAATTGTGACGAATCAAACTGGAATCTTGTCTGACAAAACACATGTGGTTGATTTTCTTTTAGAGAAAAAAATCGCCATTCAGACTATTTTTGCTCCAGAACACGGGTTCAGAGGAACTGCTGATGCAGGCGAACATGTTGTTGACGGAAAAGATCCAAAAACCGGTTTGCCAATTATTTCACTTTACGGCGACAATAAAAAGCCAAAACCAGCGCAATTAGCAGGAATTGACGTCATGATTTTTGACCTGCAAGATGTTGGTGCACGATTCTATACTTATATTTCTTCGCTTCATTATGTGATGGAAGCTTGCGCAGAAAATAACGTTCCGCTTATTGTTTTTGACAGACCAAATCCGAATGGTTCCATCGTTGACGGTCCGCTTTTAGAAAAAGAATTTACAAGTTTTGTCGGCATGCACCCTATTCCGCTTCTCCACGGTCTGACGATTGGAGAATATGCACAAATGGTAAATGGTGAAAAATGGCTGAAGGATGGTGCGCAATGCAAATTAACTGTTATTCCATGTTTGGATTATAAACGCACAATGCCTTACAGCTTATTGGTTAAACCATCTCCGAATTTGCCGAATGACCAATCAATCAATCTTTATGCGAGTTTATGCCTTTTTGAAGGAACAAATGTAAGCGTGGGCCGTGGCACTGAAACACAATTTCAAATTTATGGCTCGCCCTATTTAGCCAAAACCAATTTCCGCTTTACGCCGAAACCAAATTTTGGCGCAAAAGATCCTTTATACAACGGAAAAGAATGTTTTGGTGAGGATTTAACAAAATATCCAAAACTAAAACAACTCGAATTAAAATGGTTGATTAAAGCGTATCAAAATACGAGCGACAAAACAAAATTCTTCAATGCTTTTTTTACCAAGCTTGCAGGAACAAAAAAATTACAACAGCAAATTGAAAGCGGTGTTTCTGAAGTTGCCATAAGAAAAACTTGGCAGAAAGACTTGGAAGCTTTCAAAAAAATGCGAACAAAATACCTGATTTACAAATAA
- a CDS encoding TonB-dependent receptor — translation MKKLFLISLLVLFIQVTFGQTKTITGTVKNKADGFPIPGVSVVIQGTPNGTTTDFDGNFSINVAQGQSLSFSYMGSETQVVKIEGQQKLNISLAAATAKLDEVVVVGFSSQKKANLTGAVAKVDVKKALGSIPITDITKGLQGTTPGLNITYNSGNISKGSNVNIRGAGTIVNGVATGSPLILVDGVPGDLSMLNAEDVESMSVLKDAASASIYGARAAFGVILITTKSGKNAKGKVRFAYSNNVAISNPISLVQFNDPTVELPAMIDAQARAGNANPESFGMNYKTLLPGIINWKEKYAATRDPNNKNMILGEDFDVIGGKEYFYRIWNPHDEMLKKNSLQTLHNLSAQGSLGDKSSFIVSLGLANQEGVMKINNETNQRFNLNLGFTTQLASWLTGDFKVLGTFQEYDSPFNYYNSGLDTAGNGYFGYYMRWGSYFPYGTYNGTYFRHAPGYMANASQNESKSNDMRISGRLTAQITKDFNIVGEYSINNNFSSLKMNGGQIPLWDWWTSAADLVAGKPTMMESANDFVAQAKSSYTRNVANIFGNYTKTLGEGHNFKVLGGLNSEWYDFERTYARRNTLLDKTKPEFNLAIGDQFTSPLSSNDILNPGLSRYAIAGFFARVNYDYKGKYLLELNGRYDGSSKFPSDEQWGFFPSASVGYRISEESFMESTKSWLNDLKIRGSVGSIGNQNIAANAFLPTMTNSNPFWLGSGSTIPPSVNQPSNVDPNLTWEKVTTQDIGIDIRIFNMLGLTFDYYQRDTKGMLAPGKTLPGSFGQTAANTNSGNLRTTGWELALNFNKQINKDINVYADLTLSDNTTEVTEWNNSSKLLGSFYAGQKLGEIWGLETDRLIQSTDQVDATGLIVNGVDYKNVRTGAFKFGAGDVMYKDLDGDGVITRGDGTALKPGDLKVIGNTTPRYQYGIRLGSALYGFDIDAFFQGVGKRQYWATSDLILPFYNRTDAMYVNQNDYWTPQNTDAYFPNPYPGHSGNAFGAYAPGSNNFVAQSRYLLDMSYLRLKSVTLGYTIPKSITQKAGIDKIRPYISALNLVTWKSSKLPVDPEINETEAAWGRTFPYSKTWSFGVQIAF, via the coding sequence ATGAAAAAATTATTCCTTATTTCATTGTTGGTTTTGTTCATTCAAGTGACATTTGGGCAAACAAAAACAATTACTGGAACTGTTAAAAACAAAGCAGACGGTTTTCCCATACCGGGAGTCAGCGTAGTGATTCAGGGAACTCCAAACGGTACAACTACTGATTTTGATGGAAACTTCAGCATCAACGTAGCGCAGGGACAATCGCTAAGCTTTAGCTACATGGGTTCTGAAACTCAGGTAGTAAAAATTGAAGGACAACAAAAACTTAACATTTCTCTTGCAGCGGCTACTGCAAAATTGGATGAAGTAGTTGTTGTGGGATTCTCTTCTCAGAAAAAAGCAAATCTTACAGGTGCTGTTGCTAAAGTAGATGTAAAAAAAGCTTTAGGAAGCATTCCTATTACAGATATCACAAAAGGTTTACAAGGAACAACTCCTGGGCTTAACATTACTTATAATTCAGGTAACATAAGCAAGGGATCAAATGTGAACATTCGTGGAGCTGGAACTATTGTTAATGGAGTAGCTACAGGATCGCCACTTATTTTAGTGGATGGTGTTCCTGGCGATTTGTCAATGCTAAATGCAGAAGACGTAGAATCGATGTCTGTACTTAAAGATGCCGCTTCTGCTTCTATTTATGGTGCACGTGCTGCATTTGGAGTTATCTTAATTACTACTAAAAGCGGTAAAAATGCTAAAGGAAAAGTACGATTCGCCTACAGTAACAATGTGGCAATAAGCAACCCTATTTCTTTGGTTCAATTTAATGATCCTACTGTGGAACTTCCTGCAATGATCGATGCACAAGCCAGAGCTGGTAATGCAAATCCAGAATCTTTTGGTATGAACTACAAAACATTATTGCCTGGAATCATCAACTGGAAAGAAAAATATGCCGCAACAAGAGATCCTAACAATAAAAACATGATCTTAGGAGAAGATTTTGACGTGATTGGCGGAAAAGAATATTTCTACAGAATTTGGAATCCGCATGATGAAATGTTGAAAAAGAATTCATTACAAACGCTTCATAACTTATCAGCTCAAGGTTCTTTGGGCGATAAGAGTTCGTTTATTGTTTCGTTAGGACTTGCTAATCAAGAAGGTGTGATGAAAATCAATAACGAGACTAACCAAAGATTCAATCTTAATCTTGGATTTACAACACAATTGGCGAGCTGGCTTACAGGAGACTTTAAAGTATTAGGAACTTTCCAAGAATATGACTCTCCTTTCAACTACTATAATAGTGGTCTTGATACTGCTGGTAACGGATATTTTGGATATTACATGCGTTGGGGTTCTTATTTCCCTTACGGTACTTACAATGGTACTTATTTCAGACATGCGCCAGGATATATGGCAAACGCAAGTCAAAACGAAAGCAAGTCAAATGATATGAGGATCAGTGGAAGACTTACTGCTCAAATCACGAAAGACTTTAATATCGTTGGAGAATACAGTATCAACAATAATTTCTCAAGCCTAAAAATGAACGGTGGGCAAATACCTCTTTGGGACTGGTGGACAAGTGCTGCCGACTTAGTTGCAGGAAAACCTACCATGATGGAAAGTGCAAACGATTTTGTGGCACAAGCTAAATCATCATATACAAGAAATGTAGCAAACATTTTTGGAAATTATACTAAAACATTAGGAGAAGGCCACAACTTCAAGGTATTAGGTGGTTTGAACTCAGAATGGTATGATTTCGAAAGAACGTATGCTCGTAGAAATACACTTCTAGACAAAACAAAACCAGAATTTAACTTAGCTATTGGTGATCAATTTACTTCGCCTCTTTCGTCTAATGACATTTTAAATCCAGGTTTATCAAGATATGCAATTGCTGGTTTCTTTGCACGTGTGAATTATGATTACAAAGGAAAATATTTATTGGAACTAAATGGACGTTATGACGGTTCGTCAAAATTCCCTTCAGATGAGCAATGGGGATTCTTCCCTTCTGCTTCTGTTGGATATAGAATTTCGGAAGAAAGTTTCATGGAAAGCACAAAAAGCTGGTTAAATGATTTGAAAATCCGTGGATCTGTTGGTTCAATCGGAAATCAAAATATTGCTGCCAATGCCTTTTTGCCAACTATGACCAACTCTAATCCTTTTTGGCTAGGTAGTGGTTCAACTATTCCTCCTTCTGTTAATCAACCTTCAAATGTTGACCCTAATTTAACTTGGGAAAAAGTAACTACTCAAGATATTGGTATTGATATTCGTATCTTTAATATGTTAGGTTTAACATTTGATTATTACCAACGTGATACTAAAGGAATGTTAGCTCCAGGAAAAACACTTCCAGGTTCATTTGGTCAAACTGCAGCGAATACAAACTCAGGAAATTTAAGAACAACTGGTTGGGAGTTAGCGCTTAACTTTAATAAACAAATAAACAAAGATATCAATGTTTATGCTGATCTTACCCTTTCTGACAATACTACTGAAGTAACAGAATGGAACAACTCTTCTAAACTTTTAGGATCTTTTTATGCAGGTCAAAAATTAGGCGAAATCTGGGGATTAGAAACAGACCGCTTAATTCAATCTACAGATCAAGTTGATGCTACAGGATTAATCGTAAATGGCGTTGATTATAAAAACGTAAGAACAGGTGCTTTCAAATTTGGCGCTGGAGATGTAATGTACAAAGATTTAGATGGAGACGGAGTAATCACAAGAGGAGATGGAACAGCTCTTAAGCCAGGAGATTTAAAAGTAATTGGTAATACAACGCCTCGTTACCAATACGGAATCCGTCTTGGAAGTGCTTTATATGGATTTGATATTGATGCTTTCTTCCAAGGAGTAGGTAAACGTCAATATTGGGCAACTTCAGATCTAATCTTACCTTTCTATAACAGAACTGATGCTATGTATGTGAACCAGAATGATTACTGGACACCACAAAACACAGATGCTTATTTCCCTAATCCATACCCAGGACATTCAGGAAATGCTTTTGGAGCTTATGCACCTGGATCAAACAACTTTGTGGCGCAATCACGCTATTTGTTAGACATGTCTTATTTACGTTTAAAATCAGTAACGCTTGGATATACAATTCCTAAAAGCATTACTCAAAAAGCTGGCATCGACAAAATTAGACCGTATATTTCAGCATTAAACTTAGTTACTTGGAAAAGCAGCAAATTACCAGTAGATCCTGAAATCAATGAAACTGAAGCAGCTTGGGGAAGAACTTTCCCTTACTCTAAAACATGGTCATTTGGTGTCCAAATTGCGTTCTAA
- a CDS encoding DeoR/GlpR family DNA-binding transcription regulator: MLKAERHQYIMTKLNEDQKVVTTDLALALDLSEDTIRRDLNELDSKKLLEKVYGGAVQVSEKSANIFDIYISEEEQKKHIVTKALSLLRDDQVIIMSGGSTNLVFAKLIPADLKATIYTYSLPIAMQLSQHPNIDLIFIGGKMQKNAMVTIGMDVIQVVSKIKADICFIGASSINIKQGLTEIGYEISIVKKAMIEASDKVVSMFSSDKLDTKMPHGVCELTKLNTILTDLDPNDAKLEEYRKSGVHIL, translated from the coding sequence ATGCTGAAAGCCGAAAGACATCAATATATAATGACTAAGCTTAATGAGGACCAAAAGGTTGTCACGACAGATTTAGCGTTGGCTCTAGATTTGTCAGAAGATACTATTCGCCGAGATTTGAACGAGTTAGACAGCAAAAAGCTGTTAGAGAAAGTATACGGAGGAGCAGTTCAGGTTTCTGAAAAATCGGCTAATATATTTGATATTTATATTTCGGAAGAAGAGCAAAAAAAGCATATCGTAACAAAAGCATTGTCATTACTTCGTGACGATCAAGTTATTATAATGAGTGGTGGAAGCACCAATTTGGTCTTTGCAAAGTTAATACCTGCCGATTTAAAAGCGACAATTTATACGTATAGTCTTCCAATTGCCATGCAATTATCACAGCATCCAAACATAGATTTGATCTTCATTGGAGGAAAAATGCAGAAAAACGCAATGGTAACTATTGGTATGGATGTAATTCAGGTGGTATCCAAAATCAAAGCTGATATTTGTTTCATTGGCGCCAGCAGCATCAATATAAAACAAGGTTTGACTGAGATTGGATATGAAATCTCTATTGTTAAAAAAGCAATGATTGAGGCTTCAGATAAGGTAGTTTCAATGTTTTCTTCGGATAAATTAGATACAAAAATGCCTCATGGCGTATGCGAACTTACAAAGTTGAATACAATTTTAACCGATTTAGATCCGAATGATGCCAAATTAGAAGAGTATCGAAAATCAGGCGTACACATCTTATAA